A stretch of Desulfurivibrio alkaliphilus AHT 2 DNA encodes these proteins:
- a CDS encoding Ig-like domain-containing protein, producing the protein MADDKDVKDFGDIDNWLADLDGDEPDQTASVAVSGSDGDELDQADIDQLLSGGGAEESGAQEDSVELDQDDIDSLFGDGPQGEVPEPSVAAEAFPGEQDTEPEAPQEEIGDEFEDLFAEEFEEEAPADQPQTEPDEPEAAVEAAGDEKPPEEAASSAPASPPAGDGGEAVPAEAGGEKEKDPFDFDDGEFDIEGFDFDDDIPDIPDENMLESSREGKRETAEEEDIFADTPSDTGAPVTGEAGEAEETAAGEDWKKRFAGWLPASFDKSAINKSTIGASLFSLLLLVGAAYWLLGRDEEPELAIPPQVREKLVEALEPERPEPVLPPVAKAERFRMEQPGAAVSLQLRAEAADGAPLAYEIVTPPRHGRLSGEPPRITYLPNPDFPGEDSFVFRATDGRLASEPARVAIVGPSLRAKEDEKVLPEEVEEVLTLAPEQPLIRVRDLQLSTSSTKPLKIDWAAIWRRDNPVPFAGVRVEIMEQDLRGRLHRPDPAHHLYEPDPYFQGEESLVYRFHYAGQRSKPRRLTMQVESGNPPPTIRLAPLAAAYPVGETVILDARETLAVQPQELHFQWRQLSGTTVHLESLVDNDALVRFVAPSAFAHLASPKVVLEVTAIDRHTGLQESKTVAIGTSSRRQSALWQGEPAAERPRNSPLWGY; encoded by the coding sequence ATGGCCGATGACAAGGATGTAAAAGATTTTGGCGATATCGACAACTGGCTGGCCGATCTGGATGGCGATGAGCCGGATCAGACCGCTTCGGTGGCGGTTTCCGGGTCTGACGGCGATGAGTTGGATCAGGCGGATATCGATCAACTGCTGAGCGGCGGCGGGGCGGAGGAAAGCGGCGCCCAGGAAGATTCGGTGGAACTGGACCAGGACGATATCGACTCCCTGTTTGGCGATGGTCCCCAGGGCGAAGTGCCCGAACCATCGGTGGCGGCCGAAGCCTTTCCCGGCGAACAGGATACGGAGCCGGAAGCACCACAGGAAGAGATCGGTGATGAGTTTGAAGATCTGTTTGCCGAGGAATTCGAGGAAGAAGCTCCGGCCGACCAGCCGCAGACAGAGCCCGATGAGCCCGAGGCGGCGGTAGAGGCCGCCGGCGACGAAAAGCCCCCTGAGGAAGCAGCATCATCGGCCCCGGCAAGTCCTCCCGCCGGCGATGGAGGCGAAGCTGTGCCGGCCGAGGCCGGCGGGGAGAAGGAAAAAGATCCCTTTGATTTTGATGACGGCGAGTTTGATATCGAAGGCTTTGATTTCGATGACGACATTCCCGATATCCCCGACGAAAATATGCTGGAGTCATCCCGGGAAGGTAAGCGGGAAACAGCGGAAGAAGAGGATATTTTTGCCGATACGCCCAGTGACACCGGCGCCCCAGTGACCGGGGAGGCAGGGGAGGCGGAAGAGACAGCGGCCGGAGAGGACTGGAAAAAGCGTTTTGCCGGCTGGCTGCCGGCCTCTTTTGATAAAAGCGCCATCAACAAGAGCACCATCGGCGCCTCGCTTTTTTCGCTGCTGCTGCTGGTCGGTGCCGCTTACTGGCTGCTGGGCCGGGATGAGGAACCGGAGTTGGCGATTCCCCCCCAGGTTCGGGAAAAACTGGTAGAGGCCCTGGAGCCGGAACGGCCGGAACCGGTGCTGCCGCCGGTGGCTAAAGCCGAGCGTTTCCGCATGGAGCAGCCCGGCGCCGCCGTCTCCCTGCAACTGCGGGCCGAGGCGGCCGACGGTGCCCCGCTGGCTTACGAGATTGTCACCCCGCCCCGCCATGGTCGCCTCTCCGGTGAACCACCTCGGATAACCTATCTGCCCAACCCCGACTTCCCCGGTGAGGACAGCTTTGTCTTTCGGGCCACCGACGGCCGTCTGGCCAGCGAACCGGCCCGGGTTGCCATTGTCGGTCCCAGTCTGCGGGCAAAAGAAGATGAAAAGGTGTTGCCGGAAGAGGTGGAAGAAGTCTTGACCCTGGCCCCGGAGCAGCCCCTGATCAGGGTACGGGACCTGCAACTGAGCACCAGCAGCACCAAGCCGCTGAAGATTGACTGGGCCGCCATCTGGCGCCGTGACAATCCGGTTCCCTTTGCCGGGGTGCGGGTTGAGATTATGGAGCAAGACCTGCGGGGTCGTCTGCATCGCCCCGATCCGGCCCACCATCTTTATGAACCCGACCCCTATTTCCAGGGGGAAGAAAGCCTGGTTTACCGTTTTCACTACGCCGGGCAGCGTTCCAAGCCGCGGCGGCTGACAATGCAGGTTGAATCCGGCAATCCGCCGCCCACTATCCGGCTCGCCCCTTTGGCTGCCGCTTATCCGGTGGGGGAAACGGTGATTCTCGATGCCCGGGAAACACTGGCCGTTCAGCCGCAGGAGTTGCACTTCCAGTGGCGGCAGTTAAGCGGCACAACGGTACACCTGGAGTCGCTGGTCGATAATGACGCCCTGGTGCGCTTTGTGGCCCCCTCGGCTTTTGCCCACCTGGCCTCACCCAAGGTGGTGCTGGAGGTAACCGCCATTGACCGCCACACCGGCTTGCAGGAGTCGAAGACGGTGGCGATCGGCACCTCATCCCGGCGCCAGAGCGCCTTGTGGCAAGGAGAACCGGCGGCGGAGCGACCGCGCAACAGCCCCCTGTGGGGGTATTAA
- a CDS encoding M16 family metallopeptidase produces the protein MMTPTDIHAEQIAPRLYKSQLENGLTVITRETPGTGVATVQLWVEAGSVYEQPHEAGITHFIEHMIFKGTPSRGPGEVAGAIEAVGGRVNAYTSFEHTVYHATLNARHWDTAMEVLADAVLNSLFDPEELEREKQVIFEEILMRRDRPELHLFQEMMANTFQVHPYRLPISGTEESVGAISREDILAYLERHYHPDNFTVVVVGDVRAAQVLDESRRLLGGLPRREAPGKRDLPQEPPQDDSRLFLEEQSINQTHLALAFPIPAFKHPDTAALNVLSQILGQGEASRLNERLRHELGKVYRIDTSMFSSRDPGIFRVGAVLDAEHSREVLAEIMAEILALQHAPVSDEELDRARRNLEADFVFNLERAEGMARVLGSFALLTGDPREHEYLERIRGVEAEDLMRVAASYLTPQKLTAGILAPEGSNIALERQELATILQQAATQAQKRHPAQAREAGLPPHTHRFLLDNGITLLVREQRDVPTVAVRAVFTGGLRGETPLTNGAFTFIGELLPRGAGDRDFRQLARTVADMAAEIDGFSGRNTFGLKGDFLARFFDQGLLIMRDIMLEPAFSPDETERVRAELLANLRRQEDSLTSVAFREFNRSLFQGHPYALNTLGAAGAIRSLTVTDLQDIYRQYARPDRLVLSVVGDIDAEGVKNQVEELFGGWAAPAADDPAVVETLLPPEPPARPVMVNLTRDREQVHIIIGFLGTTLTGPDRYALELLDQVLSGQSGRLFTELRDRRSLAYSLSSFSLLGTDTGSFGVYIGTSPERREEAIKELWSQLYRVRNEPISYAELERARNVLIGNYRLGLQTNGAQAMEMALNETYGLGLDFAGRYPRRLEATGAEEVLAAAQRYLQPERYVMVTIGGEGRSAEEIAPGAAPEDAKEAISASEDN, from the coding sequence ATGATGACACCCACCGATATTCACGCCGAACAAATCGCTCCCCGGCTGTACAAAAGCCAGCTTGAGAACGGCCTTACCGTAATCACCCGGGAAACGCCGGGTACCGGCGTGGCCACCGTCCAGCTCTGGGTGGAGGCCGGCAGCGTTTACGAGCAGCCCCATGAAGCGGGGATTACCCACTTCATCGAGCACATGATCTTCAAAGGTACACCCAGCCGTGGCCCCGGCGAAGTGGCCGGCGCCATAGAGGCGGTGGGCGGCCGGGTCAACGCCTACACCAGCTTTGAGCACACGGTCTACCATGCCACCCTGAACGCCCGCCACTGGGACACCGCCATGGAGGTGCTGGCCGATGCGGTCCTGAACTCACTGTTTGACCCCGAGGAGTTGGAGCGGGAAAAGCAGGTGATCTTTGAAGAGATCCTGATGCGCCGGGACCGCCCGGAACTCCATCTTTTCCAGGAGATGATGGCCAACACCTTCCAGGTTCACCCCTACCGGCTGCCCATCAGCGGCACCGAAGAGAGCGTGGGGGCCATCAGCCGGGAGGATATTTTGGCCTACCTTGAACGCCACTATCACCCGGATAACTTTACCGTGGTGGTGGTCGGGGATGTCCGGGCCGCCCAAGTGCTGGACGAAAGCCGCCGCCTGTTGGGCGGCCTGCCCCGGCGGGAGGCCCCCGGCAAGCGGGATCTGCCCCAGGAACCGCCCCAGGATGATTCCCGGCTTTTTCTCGAGGAACAGAGCATCAACCAGACTCACCTGGCCCTGGCCTTTCCCATTCCCGCCTTTAAACACCCGGACACCGCCGCCCTGAATGTGTTAAGCCAGATCCTGGGCCAGGGCGAGGCCTCGCGCCTCAACGAACGGCTGCGCCACGAACTGGGCAAGGTTTACCGCATCGACACCTCCATGTTCAGCTCCCGCGACCCCGGCATCTTCCGGGTCGGGGCGGTGCTGGATGCCGAGCACAGCCGCGAGGTGCTGGCGGAAATCATGGCCGAAATTCTCGCCCTGCAGCACGCTCCGGTCAGCGACGAAGAGCTGGACCGGGCCCGGCGCAATCTGGAGGCGGATTTTGTTTTCAACCTGGAACGGGCCGAAGGGATGGCCCGGGTACTGGGCTCTTTTGCCCTACTCACCGGCGATCCTCGTGAACATGAGTACCTGGAACGGATCCGGGGGGTGGAGGCGGAAGACCTCATGCGGGTGGCAGCCAGCTACCTTACCCCCCAAAAGCTCACCGCCGGAATCCTGGCCCCGGAAGGCTCGAATATCGCCCTGGAGCGCCAGGAATTGGCAACTATTTTGCAACAGGCCGCCACCCAGGCCCAAAAGCGTCACCCGGCCCAGGCCCGGGAAGCGGGTCTGCCACCGCATACCCACCGTTTCCTGCTGGACAACGGGATCACCTTGCTGGTCCGGGAACAGCGGGATGTGCCCACGGTGGCGGTGCGCGCCGTCTTTACGGGGGGCCTGCGCGGGGAAACCCCGTTGACCAACGGGGCTTTCACCTTTATCGGCGAGTTGCTGCCCCGAGGGGCGGGTGACCGGGACTTCCGGCAACTGGCCCGGACGGTGGCCGACATGGCGGCGGAAATCGACGGCTTCAGCGGCCGCAACACCTTTGGTCTCAAGGGTGATTTTCTGGCCCGTTTTTTCGACCAGGGCCTGCTGATCATGCGCGATATCATGCTGGAGCCGGCCTTTTCGCCGGACGAGACGGAACGGGTCCGGGCCGAACTGCTGGCCAATCTGCGCCGCCAGGAAGACTCCCTTACCTCGGTGGCCTTCCGGGAGTTCAACCGCTCACTTTTTCAGGGCCACCCTTACGCCCTTAATACCCTCGGGGCCGCCGGCGCCATCCGCTCCCTGACCGTAACCGACCTGCAGGACATCTACCGGCAGTATGCCCGCCCGGACCGGCTGGTGCTGTCGGTGGTGGGCGACATCGACGCCGAGGGGGTGAAAAACCAGGTGGAAGAACTCTTCGGCGGCTGGGCCGCCCCGGCGGCGGATGATCCGGCCGTGGTGGAAACCCTGCTGCCGCCGGAACCGCCGGCCAGACCGGTGATGGTCAACCTGACCCGCGACCGGGAGCAGGTGCATATCATCATCGGTTTTCTCGGCACCACCCTGACCGGGCCGGACCGTTACGCCCTGGAGTTGCTGGACCAGGTCCTCTCCGGCCAGAGCGGCCGGCTGTTCACCGAACTGCGCGACCGCCGCAGCCTGGCCTACAGCTTATCCTCCTTTTCCTTGCTGGGCACCGATACCGGCTCCTTCGGGGTCTATATCGGCACCAGCCCCGAGCGCCGGGAAGAGGCGATCAAGGAACTCTGGAGCCAGCTTTATCGGGTCCGCAACGAACCCATCAGCTATGCCGAACTGGAGCGAGCCCGCAACGTTCTGATCGGCAACTACCGCTTGGGGCTGCAAACCAACGGGGCCCAGGCCATGGAGATGGCCCTGAACGAAACCTACGGCCTGGGGCTGGATTTTGCCGGCCGCTACCCCCGGCGACTGGAAGCCACCGGCGCCGAGGAAGTGCTGGCGGCAGCACAGCGCTACCTGCAGCCTGAACGGTACGTCATGGTGACCATCGGCGGTGAAGGACGATCGGCAGAGGAAATTGCCCCAGGCGCCGCTCCCGAAGACGCCAAGGAAGCCATCAGCGCAAGCGAAGATAACTAA
- the lgt gene encoding prolipoprotein diacylglyceryl transferase, whose amino-acid sequence MLPYPEIDPVIFQLGPLAVRWYGLMYVLAFIAAYLLVRYQIRRYPHPGLAEHFDNLNLVLIISLIVGSRLGYILFYNFSYYWQHPWEIFATWQGGMSFHGGMLGLLIGGWLFCRYAKLDFWRSADAYAVAVPIGLGLGRLGNFINGELYGRVTEMPWGMVFPAGGPLPRHPSQLYESFLEGLVLFIIMWFALRLYWQRKWPRGRLVAIFLGGYGVFRFLVEFFREPDAHLGLAWGFFSRGQLLSGLMIVAALLLYYFPPGAADRQATSR is encoded by the coding sequence ATGCTGCCATACCCCGAAATCGATCCGGTAATTTTTCAGTTGGGCCCCCTGGCCGTACGCTGGTACGGCCTGATGTACGTACTGGCCTTCATCGCCGCCTACTTGCTGGTCCGTTACCAGATCCGGCGTTACCCCCACCCCGGCCTGGCCGAGCATTTCGACAACCTCAACCTGGTGCTGATCATCAGCCTGATTGTCGGCAGTCGGCTGGGTTATATACTTTTTTATAATTTTTCCTATTACTGGCAACACCCTTGGGAAATCTTCGCCACCTGGCAGGGGGGGATGTCTTTCCACGGCGGCATGCTGGGGCTGTTAATCGGTGGCTGGCTCTTTTGCCGTTACGCCAAGCTGGATTTCTGGCGCAGCGCCGACGCTTATGCCGTGGCGGTCCCCATTGGGCTTGGCCTGGGGCGGCTGGGCAATTTCATCAACGGTGAGCTTTACGGCCGGGTCACCGAGATGCCCTGGGGCATGGTTTTTCCCGCCGGCGGTCCCCTGCCCCGCCACCCTTCACAGCTGTATGAAAGCTTTCTCGAAGGCCTGGTACTGTTCATCATTATGTGGTTTGCCCTGCGCCTGTACTGGCAGAGAAAGTGGCCCCGGGGGCGACTGGTGGCCATCTTCCTGGGCGGCTACGGCGTTTTTCGGTTTCTGGTCGAATTTTTCCGCGAGCCCGACGCCCACCTGGGGCTGGCCTGGGGCTTTTTCAGCCGGGGCCAACTGCTGAGCGGCTTGATGATCGTCGCCGCCCTGCTGCTCTATTACTTTCCTCCGGGCGCCGCCGACCGGCAAGCCACCTCCAGGTAA
- a CDS encoding FlgO family outer membrane protein yields MLLLAGLWLLPIQAAASSGEARAPSGPEALAVGTSDEVARLYHQVTNLSEQLFASLAEPDPEYGDLRGGVIVLSFVDQRKLTRTTSFGRYLAEQLMNNLQQRRVPVVELRQSREVRIQEQRGEYGLSRNPAEIRESVAAAAMLTGTYTATAEQVIVNARIINNRTGVLLASATVLVPRTPVVEALLADPISDVVVDPEPMYLKRLEF; encoded by the coding sequence TTGCTGTTACTTGCCGGCCTGTGGCTGCTGCCGATCCAGGCGGCAGCCTCATCGGGCGAGGCCCGGGCGCCCTCCGGCCCCGAGGCCTTGGCGGTGGGGACAAGCGATGAGGTGGCGCGTCTATACCACCAGGTGACCAACCTCAGTGAACAGCTTTTTGCCAGCCTTGCTGAGCCGGACCCGGAGTACGGCGATTTGCGGGGCGGGGTGATCGTTCTCTCCTTTGTCGACCAGAGAAAACTGACCCGCACCACCTCCTTTGGCCGTTACCTGGCGGAGCAGTTGATGAACAACCTGCAACAGCGCCGGGTGCCGGTGGTGGAGTTGCGCCAGAGCCGGGAAGTGCGCATTCAGGAACAGCGGGGCGAGTACGGCCTTTCCCGTAACCCCGCCGAGATCAGGGAGTCGGTAGCAGCGGCGGCGATGCTGACCGGGACCTATACCGCCACCGCCGAGCAGGTCATTGTCAATGCCAGGATCATCAACAATCGTACCGGGGTACTGCTGGCCTCGGCCACCGTTTTGGTACCGCGCACCCCGGTGGTGGAGGCGCTGTTGGCTGATCCGATCAGCGACGTAGTCGTGGACCCCGAGCCGATGTATCTGAAGCGTCTGGAATTCTGA
- a CDS encoding FlgO family outer membrane protein: MIENMPGLGYRWVCGLAILLLFAGAACAGQQPQVAAPVEQPSYFVPALEARPAPADAAGTMASREQRPPLPYYPASLEEPGLEALLGEIAREAAGKIYYQLRDGGDDPAKVRVAVVAAVPLSDLKRESEFGRVLAEYFLTDLADRGIRVTELRLGRDIQIVPQTGEFVLSRNIGELASQQQQLDYVVLSTYSNTRKTLMLHGRLVALQDGLVRTSWRHNLPLDRELRWLFGESEEPFAVPIRGML, from the coding sequence ATGATAGAGAATATGCCGGGATTGGGATACCGCTGGGTTTGCGGTCTGGCCATCTTACTGCTGTTTGCCGGCGCTGCCTGTGCCGGCCAGCAACCGCAGGTGGCGGCGCCGGTGGAACAGCCGTCTTATTTTGTGCCAGCTCTTGAGGCCCGGCCGGCACCGGCGGATGCCGCGGGAACCATGGCAAGCCGTGAGCAGCGGCCGCCGCTGCCTTATTACCCCGCCTCCCTGGAAGAGCCGGGCCTGGAGGCTCTGCTGGGGGAGATAGCCCGGGAAGCCGCCGGGAAAATTTATTATCAGTTGCGGGATGGTGGTGATGACCCGGCCAAAGTCCGGGTGGCGGTGGTGGCTGCCGTTCCCCTGTCCGATCTGAAAAGAGAAAGCGAGTTTGGCCGGGTGCTGGCGGAATATTTTCTTACCGACCTGGCCGACCGGGGCATACGGGTAACGGAGTTGCGCCTGGGACGGGATATTCAGATTGTGCCCCAGACCGGTGAGTTTGTACTCTCCCGCAACATCGGGGAGCTGGCCAGTCAGCAACAGCAACTGGATTACGTGGTGCTGAGCACTTACTCCAATACCCGTAAAACCCTGATGCTGCATGGTCGTCTGGTGGCTTTGCAGGATGGGCTGGTCCGCACCAGTTGGCGGCATAACCTGCCCCTGGACCGGGAGTTGCGCTGGCTGTTCGGGGAGAGCGAAGAACCTTTTGCCGTGCCCATTCGCGGCATGCTCTAG
- a CDS encoding nitrilase-related carbon-nitrogen hydrolase: MNRADQHSPKTAAPGWPSAAPVAWPPRAGVLQFRVRFGDPAANLAVVQKRLAALAPPPGTLVLLPELWSGGFAYHALAGMVEETPSLLAALAAEAHRYDIFLAGSLPEAPPAASPSHLPYNTLYLVGPRGVVGSYHKQRLFAPMGEPEYFRPGALSGPIAGPAGPVGGLVCFDLRFPELTAAQVRRGGAVMLVAAQWPRLRQEHWRILLRARAIENQIFVVACNTCGRVGDTDFAGCSAIVAPDGELLAEAAEQESGLLAPLDFARLNAVRSFFQTAGGIAAA; this comes from the coding sequence ATGAACAGAGCAGATCAACATTCCCCCAAAACAGCAGCGCCAGGATGGCCGTCGGCGGCGCCGGTTGCCTGGCCGCCCCGGGCCGGTGTGCTCCAGTTCCGGGTGCGCTTCGGCGATCCTGCCGCCAACCTGGCGGTGGTGCAGAAACGGCTGGCCGCCCTGGCCCCGCCCCCGGGGACCCTGGTGTTGCTGCCGGAACTGTGGTCCGGCGGCTTTGCCTATCATGCTCTGGCCGGGATGGTGGAGGAAACCCCATCCCTGCTGGCCGCCTTGGCCGCCGAGGCTCACCGTTATGATATTTTTCTGGCCGGCAGCCTGCCCGAAGCCCCGCCGGCGGCCTCGCCGTCGCATTTACCGTACAACACCCTGTATCTGGTCGGCCCCCGGGGGGTGGTGGGCAGTTATCATAAACAGCGACTGTTTGCCCCCATGGGGGAGCCGGAATATTTTCGCCCCGGGGCGCTGAGCGGCCCCATCGCCGGTCCGGCGGGGCCGGTGGGCGGACTGGTCTGTTTCGACCTGCGCTTTCCCGAGCTGACCGCCGCCCAAGTGCGGCGGGGGGGTGCCGTTATGCTGGTTGCCGCCCAGTGGCCGCGGCTTCGGCAAGAGCACTGGCGGATTTTGCTGCGCGCCCGGGCCATTGAAAATCAGATCTTTGTGGTGGCCTGCAATACCTGCGGGCGGGTGGGTGATACCGATTTTGCCGGTTGTTCAGCCATTGTTGCCCCGGACGGCGAACTGCTGGCGGAAGCCGCCGAGCAGGAAAGCGGCCTGCTGGCCCCGCTGGACTTTGCCCGCTTAAACGCGGTGCGATCCTTTTTTCAGACCGCCGGCGGGATCGCTGCTGCCTGA
- the rpe gene encoding ribulose-phosphate 3-epimerase, with protein sequence MNEPVDLQRPLIAPSILSADFARLGEEVTAAAAAGADVIHVDVMDGRFVPNITIGPLVVEAVRKITDLPLDVHLMIEEPERHLEAFAAAGADWITVHVETGYHLHRTVHKIKELGKKAGVVLNPATPLNALDYLLADVDLVMLMSVNPGFGGQSFIPSALEKTRALKQMITERGLQTAIEIDGGVSPKSIGAIREAGANIFVAGSAIFGQPDYAAVIRAMKEIIR encoded by the coding sequence ATGAACGAGCCCGTCGACCTGCAACGTCCCTTGATCGCGCCCTCTATTCTGTCCGCGGATTTTGCCCGCCTGGGCGAAGAAGTGACAGCGGCCGCCGCCGCCGGCGCCGATGTGATTCACGTGGATGTGATGGATGGCCGCTTTGTCCCCAACATCACCATCGGACCGCTGGTGGTGGAAGCGGTGCGTAAAATCACCGATCTGCCCCTGGATGTGCATTTAATGATTGAAGAGCCGGAACGCCACCTGGAGGCCTTTGCCGCCGCCGGCGCCGACTGGATCACGGTGCACGTGGAAACCGGCTATCATCTGCACCGCACCGTGCACAAGATCAAGGAACTGGGCAAAAAGGCCGGGGTGGTGCTGAATCCGGCCACCCCGCTGAACGCTCTGGACTATCTGCTGGCGGATGTGGACCTGGTAATGCTGATGAGCGTCAATCCGGGCTTTGGCGGCCAGAGTTTTATCCCTTCAGCCCTGGAAAAAACCCGGGCCCTGAAACAGATGATAACCGAGCGGGGATTGCAGACCGCCATCGAAATCGACGGCGGCGTCAGCCCCAAGAGCATCGGGGCCATCCGGGAGGCCGGCGCCAACATCTTCGTCGCCGGCTCGGCGATTTTCGGTCAGCCCGACTATGCCGCGGTAATCCGCGCCATGAAAGAAATCATCAGGTAA
- a CDS encoding B12-binding domain-containing radical SAM protein has protein sequence MLIRLVALNARFVHSAPALFYLRQQLAENLPAARLEICQLTINDPYYETLQGLLDQEPSALFFSVYVWNAVYTRRLLLDLRQVRPDLPLVLGGPQAPHLDLPREVAAAGVCVVQGPAEGLGPDFYADLAAGRLPSTYQADFAAPFRLPYRPEDFAAELQNRHVYYESSRGCPFACSYCLSSARRGVAYRELQEVLVELELLLAARPKSIRLVDRTFNAPPERALEIWRFLVARSREGAAAPPGPGAPAEAPDAVAPAAPPSEPPPEPPATVFHFEIAPDLFTDQALEFLATVPPGLFRFEIGLQSFNPASLAAVNRYPDLARAREAIRRLVAGDNIHLHLDLILGLPFETRASYLESLNGIMALRPHQLQLGLLKVLPDTPLAARRQEFALRCCQEPPYPVLATRWLTRDEVAELYRLGELIESYYNPRFFLATLNYLLRREINPAAFFQELAATCATRNFFGRARTQELLSSALADHFRRRDDAQLALELLRFDWLACGHRRWPEHLQRPVEAGRDRLKEARDRLWHQLPDNLPPFFTSADRSAFFKRSVFAPFSAVALEELGLGDGRRGGVVAFLPGKNSGLKARQATAVFELTGSPPV, from the coding sequence ATGCTAATTCGTCTGGTGGCCCTCAACGCCCGTTTTGTTCATTCCGCCCCGGCCCTGTTTTACCTGCGCCAGCAGTTGGCGGAAAACCTGCCGGCCGCCCGGCTGGAGATCTGCCAGCTGACCATTAACGACCCCTATTACGAAACCCTTCAGGGCTTGCTGGATCAGGAGCCGTCAGCGCTCTTTTTTTCGGTTTATGTCTGGAACGCCGTTTACACCCGCCGCCTGCTGCTCGACTTGCGGCAGGTGAGGCCCGATTTGCCGCTGGTTCTCGGCGGTCCCCAGGCGCCGCATCTTGATCTGCCCCGGGAGGTTGCCGCGGCCGGGGTCTGTGTGGTGCAGGGGCCGGCGGAAGGGCTGGGGCCGGATTTTTATGCCGACCTGGCTGCCGGTCGCCTGCCGTCGACTTACCAGGCCGATTTCGCTGCACCTTTCCGCCTGCCGTACCGGCCGGAGGATTTTGCCGCTGAACTGCAAAACCGTCATGTTTACTACGAGTCTTCCCGGGGCTGCCCCTTTGCCTGTTCCTATTGTCTCTCCTCGGCCCGGCGGGGGGTGGCTTACCGGGAGCTCCAGGAGGTCCTGGTTGAACTGGAGCTCCTGCTGGCCGCTCGCCCCAAAAGCATTCGCCTGGTGGACCGTACTTTCAATGCCCCGCCGGAACGGGCCCTGGAGATCTGGCGTTTCCTGGTGGCCCGGAGCCGGGAAGGGGCGGCCGCCCCGCCGGGGCCGGGCGCACCCGCCGAGGCACCCGATGCGGTGGCGCCGGCTGCGCCACCGTCTGAGCCGCCCCCTGAGCCACCGGCGACGGTTTTCCACTTTGAAATCGCCCCGGATCTTTTTACCGACCAGGCCCTGGAGTTTCTGGCCACGGTGCCGCCGGGCCTGTTTCGCTTTGAAATCGGCCTGCAGTCATTTAACCCGGCCAGTCTGGCGGCGGTTAATCGTTACCCGGACCTGGCCAGGGCCCGGGAGGCTATCCGGCGGCTGGTGGCCGGCGACAATATTCATCTCCATTTAGACCTGATCCTGGGCCTGCCCTTTGAAACCCGGGCCAGTTACCTGGAATCGTTGAACGGTATCATGGCCCTAAGGCCCCACCAGCTGCAACTGGGCCTGCTTAAGGTGCTGCCGGACACGCCGCTGGCGGCGCGCCGACAGGAGTTTGCCCTGCGCTGCTGCCAGGAACCGCCCTATCCGGTTCTCGCCACCCGCTGGCTGACCAGGGATGAGGTGGCCGAGCTGTATCGCCTGGGTGAGCTGATCGAATCTTATTACAATCCGCGTTTTTTTCTCGCCACCCTGAATTATCTGTTACGCCGGGAGATCAACCCGGCCGCATTTTTTCAGGAACTGGCCGCCACCTGTGCCACCCGGAACTTTTTTGGCCGGGCCCGCACCCAGGAGTTGCTCAGCAGCGCCCTTGCCGACCATTTTCGCCGGCGCGACGACGCCCAACTGGCCCTGGAGCTGTTGCGTTTCGACTGGCTGGCCTGCGGCCACCGCCGCTGGCCGGAGCATTTGCAGCGGCCGGTGGAAGCCGGCCGGGACCGCCTCAAAGAGGCCCGGGATCGGCTCTGGCACCAACTCCCGGACAACCTGCCGCCGTTTTTTACTTCCGCCGACCGCAGCGCCTTTTTTAAACGCAGTGTCTTTGCGCCCTTCAGTGCCGTCGCCCTTGAGGAACTGGGGCTTGGTGACGGCCGTCGGGGCGGGGTGGTGGCCTTTCTGCCGGGAAAAAATAGTGGCCTGAAAGCGAGGCAGGCCACGGCGGTTTTTGAGTTGACCGGATCGCCCCCGGTGTAG